One Urocitellus parryii isolate mUroPar1 chromosome 9, mUroPar1.hap1, whole genome shotgun sequence DNA segment encodes these proteins:
- the LOC144256914 gene encoding ribonuclease P protein subunit p38-like, with translation MSAAPQAPSRGSIRKTRPLVVKTSLNNPYAVCWSTLEKEDMHFILQTIEQKFKSIGLRKIEDKKKRKKMPFIKKHRVERCSLDVDTSENLKDKRPEANQQVSGWTPVQIRKQLAIGVNEVTRALERSELLLVLVCKSVKPAIITSHLIQLSVSRVVPACQVPCLSATLAPVIGLKCVLALGFKKDTTDFVDEVRAIIPRVPSLTVPWLQDRIENIGDNLETESLGIQDKETLETSFEDLSKHKRKLEGQQVSVALQPLKIKKLIPNPNKIRKPPKSKKTTSK, from the coding sequence ATGTCTGCAGCCCCTCAAGCACCTTCCAGAGGATCCATTCGCAAGACAAGACCTCTGGTTGTAAAGACGTCCTTGAACAACCCCTATGCTGTCTGTTGGAGCACACTGGAGAAGGAGGACATGCACTTCATATTACAGACAATTGAGCAGAAGTTTAAATCTATTGGACTTCGGAAAATcgaagacaagaaaaaaagaaaaaaaatgccttttataAAAAAGCACAGGGTAGAAAGATGCAGCCTAGATGTTGATACTAGTGAGAATCTGAAGGACAAAAGGCCAGAAGCTAACCAGCAGGTGTCAGGGTGGACGCCTGTGCAGATCAGGAAGCAGCTTGCCATAGGTGTTAATGAAGTCACTAGAGCTCTGGAAAGGAGTGAACTGCTCTTGGTTCTGGTATGTAAGTCAGTCAAGCCTGCCATCATCACCTCACACTTGATTCAGTTAAGTGTAAGCAGAGTTGTTCCTGCCTGTCAGGTTCCCTGCCTCAGTGCAACACTCGCCCCTGTCATTGGCTTAAAATGTGTGCTAGCATTGGGATTCAAAAAAGACACCACTGACTTTGTAGATGAAGTAAGAGCTATCATTCCCAGAGTGCCCAGTTTAACTGTACCATGGCTTCAGGACAGAATTGAAAATATTGGAGACAATTTAGAAACTGAATCTTTGGGAATCCAAGACAAAGAGACTTTGGAAACTTCATTTGAAGATCTCtcaaaacacaagagaaaacttGAAGGTCAGCAGGTCTCTGTAGCATTACAGCCTCTTAAGATAAAGAAATTGATTCCCAACCCTAATAAGATAAGGAAACCACCCAAAAGTAAAAAAACTACTTCAAAGTAA